From one Anopheles cruzii chromosome 3, idAnoCruzAS_RS32_06, whole genome shotgun sequence genomic stretch:
- the LOC128275221 gene encoding ubiquitin-conjugating enzyme E2 E1: MSTSAGSSSTGGGGGGGGGAGSGCGSAGGGSSGSSDGGNNAGGRRNGNGNGSGTTAGTETSIPKPETKETKSNPKISKALGTSAKRIQKELAEITLDPPPNCSAGPKGDNLYEWVSTILGPPGSVYEGGVFFLDIHFSPEYPFKPPKVTFRTRIYHCNINSQGVICLDILKDNWSPALTISKVLLSICSLLTDCNPADPLVGSIATQYLQNREEHDRIARLWTKRYAT; the protein is encoded by the exons ATGTCGACCAGTGCCGGGTCTAGCAGTACAggcggaggaggtggtggcggtggcggcgcaggTAGTGGTTGCGGTTCTGCGGGTGGTGGAAGCAGCGGGAGCAGTGATGGCGGTAACAATGCCGGTGGGCGccgcaacggcaacggaaatGGCAGTGGAACGACGGCGGGAACGGAGACGAGCATTCCGAAGCCAGAAACGAAGGAAACAAAATCGAATCCAAAAATATCCAAAGCGCTCGGAACGTCGGCTAAACGAATCCAGAAAGAGCTGGCTGAAATAACGCTGGACCCACCGCCAAACTGTAGCGCCGGGCCGAAGGGTGATAATCTGTACGAATGGGTCTCAACCATTCTCGGGCCACCGGGCTCGGTGTACGAGGGGGGTGTCTTTTTCCTGGACATACACTTTTCCCCGGAGTATCCGTTCAAACCACCAAAA GTGACATTCCGGACTAGGATATATCACTGCAATATTAACAGCCAAGGTGTGATTTGTCTGGACATTCTCAAGGACAACTGGTCCCCGGCGCTGACCATATCGAAGGTGTTACTGTCCATCTGTTCCCTGCTAACAGACTGTAATCCTG CTGACCCACTAGTGGGAAGTATTGCGACCCAATATTTACAGAACAGAGAAGAGCACGACCGGATCGCCCGTTTGTGGACTAAAAG ATATGCTACGTGA
- the LOC128272709 gene encoding malectin-A, with amino-acid sequence MLPHPHPACWLIWSGLWSFVAATNGELHNVVYAINAGGEAHIDSYGIHYARDPLMGKIGTESDYGRQLLAINRVKPNDEILYQTERYHHDTFGYDLPLAGDGEYVLILKFCEVYFNGPNMKVFDVLLNRHTIVSDLDIFALVGKGTAHDEYVFFSVSRGRLYYKEENSEVRGGKVKLEFLKGYKDNPKVNAIVLIKSYDEASLPRLGPIRSEPGHGSPASTGSPSKAYPGPLDDGFQEAAEDSIMDDFFTGPSPSSESVQQSPPKQRKTSGPKQPNPYSLDESSMMLPVFIAIGAFIPLLFCLCRL; translated from the coding sequence ATGTTACCACATCCCCATCCCGCGTGCTGGCTCATCTGGTCCGGATTGTGGTCGTTTGTGGCGGCAACAAATGGAGAGTTGCATAATGTAGTGTACGCCATCAACGCTGGCGGAGAGGCACACATCGACTCGTACGGGATTCATTATGCCCGCGATCCCCTGATGGGAAAGATTGGCACCGAGTCGGATTACGGTCGACAGTTGCTGGCGATAAATCGCGTGAAACCGAACGACGAGATACTGTATCAAACGGAACGCTACCATCACGATACGTTCGGCTACGACCTACCGCtggccggcgatggcgagtACGTGCTGATCCTCAAGTTCTGCGAAGTGTACTTCAACGGTCCGAACATGAAGGTGTTCGATGTGCTGCTCAATCGCCACACGATTGTGTCCGATTTGGACATCTTTGCGCTCGTGGGAAAGGGAACCGCCCACGATGAGTACGTGTTCTTTTCCGTGTCCCGCGGACGGTTGTACTACAAGGAAGAGAACTCGGAGGTCCGTGGCGGCAAAGTGAAGCTCGAGTTTCTGAAGGGCTACAAGGACAACCCGAAAGTGAACGCGATCGTGCTCATCAAGAGCTACGACGAGGCCAGTCTTCCACGGTTGGGGCCAATCCGAAGTGAACCCGGCCACGGTTCGCCCGCCTCCACGGGGTCACCGTCCAAGGCGTACCCGGGCCCGCTCGATGACGGGTTCCAGGAGGCAGCGGAAGACAGCATTATGGACGATTTCTTCACCGGGCCATCGCCCTCGAGCGAGTCGGTGCAGCAGTCGCCGCCGAAGCAGCGCAAAACGAGTGGCCCCAAACAGCCGAACCCTTACTCGCTGGACGAGTCGTCCATGATGCTGCCCGTGTTCATCGCAATCGGAGCCTTCATTCCGCTGCTGTTCTGTTTGTGTAGGCTGTGA
- the LOC128275634 gene encoding WD repeat-containing protein 75, which produces MCMDSAKSVQSEANGKHLKSTKKPPADASPEMEEPVNDGLRIRRIAGESLMRCRPLFSPDGNLLFVIHESSIQAFSANTGEFVRSYENTVNDSHLVGMVVEQHTESKYIYACTVDGLILSWKIGSGVFHEKFEVQKVQHFTVQSFHALYGQNDSFTFVLYGTSTRRLFVQYCPHTRTVLEVINASVIGDEVTDEQEVRIVMAPGGRGLNYFAYIAGCRWYWVTLRRKPYVDSRPHCSRVQPVLLDCHPTESIVAIGDTLGRVVLYRNFLESPKPIFETYHWHPHPVQCLAFSSSGTHFYSGGHERVLIKWKIGEHKKMDIIPRLTDSVVHVAVAPENLKVALCTADNSIQLLNALNKPIATVQSFSKISNDVPGATLFPVGLRTNPRTQAIVLNGRVGCIQFYSTYTNSLLYTLDITLRNYNTNEDRSVIYNTVVTNVAVSAHWLATVEHWNDHNNSNETRLKFWKYDDSRQTYSLSTNIENVHLGGVCGAEFSSASRERDAHCATAGTCDRRIKLWAVEEIPTTGGGGEKLVWICVGIVQHRDLPIRSISFSQDGSLLAAGCGNVLCAWNTDTLQLKCALSAPGGYDGCVNRAVVVLPNATEQGTTRNRNHYEEARSKCIAEIVELMKGGDGGGGSKVSLFQNVTGKRRKGPPSRMLCTGKPADPLASSSISDEHKKTILQKAQASSRISLAEKSELFYRLRIGCRSGGNMKRKLDQKLQTSSRAKQAAGRRLRRLVRNLSTNTRFRALQKWHNFNRCRTATVPFEGGLAKVFSGEPSDKKADPPAVEDHGAGKHVAPVKSFAQIESVLFCYGQYSHLVLVCTANRLLVWNLLSLKLQVSVALSIERIALDPFTNLIATFTKDNELYVFLPNIPMPLYHRVALPKVFGAVWVPRRYPRSQSFNVDWQATSQLFFLNEKQELLHLVSDNDEESLGPTSLCMNESMVGPNTPFAALLAKQSAGSSVQRTGASMRPGAIIGVTGKSAVKDIVSSSSHTMAPISLLCKDFLRSLLIVEEKRTKDTAAAAAKEAAHNNVQQQDGSSTNRADGFDSDFSDDASDAGDDDAVQQNGAVGLKEKIRARKVTLEVVQRAKQNYAAAADGSQDSKLRKILAEPFDIAFQ; this is translated from the exons ATGTGTATGGACTCGGCAAAGAGTGTGCAAAGCGAGGCAAACGGAAAGCACCTGAAATCGACGAAGAAACCACCGGCAGACGCGAGTCCGGAGATGGAGGAACCGGTTAACGATGGGCTGCGCATTCGGCGCATTGCCGGCGAGTCGTTGATGCGCTGCCGACCACTTTTCTCGCCCGACGGAAA CCTTCTATTTGTTATCCACGAAAGCAGCATCCAAGCGTTCAGCGCCAACACGGGCGAGTTCGTGCGTAGCTATGAAAACACCGTGAACGACAGCCACCTGGTTGGCATGGTTGTCGAGCAGCACACTGAGAGCAAGTACATTTACGCTTGCACCGTCGACGGGCTGATCTTGTCGTGGAAAATTGGTTCCGGCGTTTTCCACGAAAAGTTCGAGGTGCAGAAGGTTCAACATTTTACGGTCCAATCGTTTCACGCACTGTACGGTCAGAACGACAGTTTCACGTTTGTGCTGTATGGGACCAGCACACGGAGACTATTTGTGCAGTACTGCCCACACACTCGAACGGTGCTCGAAGTGATCAATGCATCAGTGATCGGTGACGAAGTTACGGATGAACAGGAAGTGCGTATCGTGATGGCTCCCGGTGGACGTGGTTTAAATTACTTCGCCTACatcgccggctgccggtggtacTGGGTGACATTGAGAAGGAAACCGTACGTCGACAGTCGGCCCCACTGTAGCCGCGTGCAGCCCGTGTTGCTAGACTGCCATCCGACCGAGTCGATCGTGGCCATCGGTGACACGCTGGGGCGCGTGGTGCTCTATCGGAACTTTCTGGAGTCTCCCAAGCCCATATTCGAAACCTACCACTGGCATCCGCACCCGGTGCAGTGTCTAGCCTTTTCCAGCAGCGGCACCCACTTCTACTCCGGTGGGCACGAGCGGGTGCTGATCAAGTGGAAGATCGGAGAGCACAAGAAAATGGACATTATCCCTCGTCTGACCGATAGTGTGGTGCATGTCGCGGTGGCACCAGAAAACCTGAAAGTCGCCCTATGCACGGCCGACAACAGCATCCAGCTGTTGAATGCACTCAACAAACCGATCGCGACGGTGCAAAGCTTTTCCAAGATATCGAACGATGTCCCGGGGGCGACCCTTTTTCCCGTCGGTTTGCGCACGAATCCGCGCACGCAGGCCATCGTGCTGAATGGCCGTGTAGGGTGCATCCAGTTCTACTCAACGTACACCAACAGTCTGCTGTACACGCTGGACATTACGCTGCGGAACTACAACACGAATGAAGATCGTTCGGTGATCTACAACACGGTGGTCACGAATGTGGCCGTCAGCGCGCACTGGCTGGCCACGGTCGAACACTGGAACGATCACAACAACTCGAACGAAACTCGGCTCAAGTTTTGGAAGTACGATGACTCGCGACAAACCTACTCACTGAGCACCAACATCGAGAATGTCCACCTGGGAGGCGTCTGTGGTGCCGAGTTCTCCAGTGCGAGCCGCGAACGGGACGCCCACTGTGCGACGGCCGGTACCTGCGATCGGCGTATCAAGCTGTGGGCGGTGGAAGAGATTCCGAcgacgggtggcggcggcgaaaagCTGGTGTGGATATGCGTTGGCATCGTGCAACACCGGGATTTGCCCATTCGGTCCATTTCCTTCTCGCAGGATGGCTCcctgctggccgctggctgcgGGAATGTGCTGTGCGCTTGGAACACGGACACGCTGCAGCTAAAGTGTGCCCTCTCGGCCCCCGGTGGCTACGATGGGTGTGTCAACCGTGCCGTCGTGGTCCTTCCGAACGCGACCGAGCAAGGGAccacacggaaccggaatcaTTACGAGGAAGCGCGCAGCAAGTGCATTGCCGAGATCGTCGAGCTTATGAagggcggcgacggtggtggcgggtcgAAAGTGTCTCTGTTTCAGAACGTAACCGGCAAACGTCGGAAGGGGCCGCCTTCTCGAATGCTGTGCACTGGCAAGCCGGCAGACCCgcttgccagcagcagcatttcggacgagcacaaaaaaacgatCCTCCAGAAGGCACAGGCCAGCAGTCGAATCAGTCTGGCGGAAAAATCGGAACTGTTCTACCGACTGCGAATCGGATGTCGCTCCGGTGGCAACATGAAGCGCAAGCTGGACCAGAAACTACAAACCTCCAGCCGGGCCAAACAAGCGGCCGGAAGGCGGTTGCGGCGGCTCGTGCGCAATCTGAGCACGAacacccggttccgggctcTGCAGAAGTGGCACAACTTTAACCGCTGCCGAACGGCCACCGTGCCGTTCGAGGGCGGCCTGGCGAAAGTGTTTTCTGGCGAACCGTCGGACAAGAAAGCGGATCCTCCGGCGGTGGAGGACCACGGCGCCGGCAAACACGTGGCGCCGGTGAAGAGTTTTGCCCAGATCGAGAGTGTCCTCTTCTGTTACGGCCAGTACTCGCACCTGGTCCTCGTGTGTACAGCCAACCGGCTGCTGGTGTGGAATTTGCTTTCACTGAAGCTCCAGGTGTCGGTGGCCCTCTCCATCGAACGGATCGCGCTCGATCCGTTCACCAACTTGATTGCCACGTTCACGAAGGACAATGAAT TGTACGTGTTTCTGCCCAACATACCGATGCCGCTGTACCACCGGGTCGCACTGCCGAAAGTGTTCGGTGCGGTCTGGGTTCCGAGGCGCTACCCTCGGTCGCAATCGTTCAACGTAGATTGGCAAGCGACGTCGCAGTTATTTTTCCTCAATGAAAAACAG GAACTGCTTCATCTCGTGTCGGATAACGACGAAGAATCGCTCGGTCCGACCTCGCTCTGCATGAACGAGTCAATGGTGGGCCCCAACACACCGTTTGCGGCGCTGCTGGCCAAACAGTCCGCCGGAAGCAGCGTGCAGCGAACGGGTGCAAGTATGCGGCCCGGGGCCATCATCGGAGTGACTGGAAAGTCGGCAGTCAAAGAC ATCGTTTCATCTTCATCGCACACGATGGCCCCGATAAGTTTGCTGTGCAAGGACTTCCTTCGATCGCTGCTCATCGTGGAGGAAAAGCGCACGaaggacacggcggc
- the LOC128272927 gene encoding metallophosphoesterase 1 homolog: MKLKTLLLRLLLSIVSLVVFNEFVVYYVVLLKCQWPTKPVPVHGLEPVNVMLLADTHLLGPIRGHWFDKLRREWQMHRAFQSAVTLFQPEVVFILGDVFDEGNWVNQKEFENYVDRFRKLFHTPRGVALHSIVGNHDIGFHYATRPNLVQRFGDQFNNTGVGLISLRGVNFVTINSIAMEGDGCYLCEKAEKELKAIESIFKCGRGIGQCKDVPKLEEYSRPVLLQHFPMYRESDKECKEHDAPSVELYRERWEVLSKESTDMIGDLLNPRLAFSGHSHHYCHMVQNRLKIEEYTLPSFSWRNKNDPSFILARISLEEHTIARCRMPEEQTIVTIYLVGGILILLASTLKVGGFVGQLYRCRDRRDYKKLTK; this comes from the exons ATGAAGCTGAAAACGCTCctgctgaggctgctgctTAGCATTGTATCGTTGGTTGTGTTTAACGAGTTCGTTGTGTACTACGTTGTGCTTTTAAAG TGTCAATGGCCTACAAAGCCGGTGCCCGTGCATGGGTTGGAACCGGTCAAtgtgatgctgctggccgacaCCCACCTACTGGGTCCGATCCGGGGGCACTGGTTCGATAAGCTGCGCCGAGAGTGGCAGATGCACCGCGCGTTCCAGTCCGCAGTCACACTGTTTCAACCGGAAGTAGTCTTCATTCTGGGTGACGTGTTTGACGAAGGCAACTGGGTGAACCAGAAGGAGTTTGAAAACTACGTCGATCGCTTCCGGAAGCTGTTCCACAcgccgcgtggcgtggcactGCACAGTATCGTCGGAAATCACGATATCGGGTTCCACTACGCGACCCGGCCCAATTTGGTGCAACGGTTTGGCGATCAGTTTAACAATACCGGCGTGGGTCTGATAAGCTTGCGGGGCGTCAATTTTGTCACAATCAACTCGATCGCCATGGAGGGGGACGGATGTTATCTGTGCGAAAAGGCAGAGAAGGAACTGAAAGCGATTGAGTCTATCTTCAAATGTGGCCGCGGTATCGGGCAGTGTAAGGATGTGCCGAAGCTGGAAGAGTACAGTCGACCGGTGTTGCTACAACACTTTCCCATGTACCGCGAGTCGGACAAGGAGTGCAAGGAGCACGACGCACCCTCCGTTGAGCTGTACCGCGAACGCTGGGAGGTGCTGTCGAAGGAATCGACGGACATGATCGGGGATCTGCTCAATCCGAGGCTTGCATTCAGCGGTCACTCGCATCACTACTGCCACATGGTACAAAATCGATTGAAAATCGAAGAATATACGCTACCATCGTTCAGCTGGCGCAACAAAAATGATCCCAGCTTTATCCTG GCTCGCATATCTCTCGAAGAGCACACCATCGCCCGGTGTCGAATGCCGGAGGAGCAGACCATCGTCACCATATACCTCGTCGGTGGTATTCTGATACTTCTTGCGTCCACACTGAAAGTGGGCGGCTTTGTCGGCCAGCTGTACCGATGCCGCGATCGGAGAGACTACAAAAAACTTACCAAATAA
- the LOC128275635 gene encoding uncharacterized protein LOC128275635: MNVYGLLVSLLIAICTLGAGTTVRAWPVTSPELLDSLIFADPEEASATMREVPQWHCLRYFKHDIHLMRRCRNYRLHMLRRPNDMM, encoded by the exons ATGAACGTTTATGGGCTGCTCGTATCGCTGCTGATTGCGATTTGCACCTTAGGCGCGGGCACAACCGTACGCGCCTGGCCCGTCACCAGTCCCGAGCTGCTGGACAGCCTTATCTTTGCCGATCCGGAAGAG GCGAGCGCAACGATGCGGGAAGTACCTCAATGGCACTGTCTGCGTTACTTCAAGCATGACATACACCTTATGCGCCGTTGCCGCAACTACCGGCTACACATGCTGCGCCGCCCGAACGATATGATGTAA
- the LOC128271067 gene encoding uncharacterized protein LOC128271067, producing MLLYQSALLVTNFLFCGLIWCVDCVAKNNHATGAYTERSESNRDNATFNFGLFEADNKLQPGLDQLVLDLVEKMSPGRCYAFVFDSVYEPIFGTELFDRVARVSRFVVKIPPEEDTLNPRPALQCSLEAIRKVGCAGYVMLLANGIQMERLLRFGDKTRIIDTRARFILLHDYRLFQPQLHYLWKRIVNVVFVRKLRKHSKHVGSRYRTAIDDTPVYEVSTVPFPIPLQGVFFSKILNFWQGGKFRQTGKSVLFDDKTTDLRGQLMHVVVLEHTPAVFKSLPAAIAGPESNRQPKPDPNDQPRSVYFGLEIELLKAVAKAMHFKMLFFEPPDADTERWGTAEDNDTFTGLLGVMHDGRADFALADLHHTEYHLAFMDLSIPYNTECLTFLTPEALSDNSWKTLLLPFNGEMWAGVLASLFSVGFVFYAFSNTLAYIHRYERGYQPEYDLLQRHKRKKSKTPFAFRAKLRVPYCWQSVKVPRRLRKFGRKKSVSPNAEMLRKLRMVPFKRKPEPWHEPMPAKDIFDTFAGCIIYTYSMLLLVSLPRLPSGWPLRVLTGWYWLYCVLVVVAYRASFTAILANPVPRLTIDTLQALAESPIRCGAWGEQHRLFFQTAPDPTSQAIGYKLEHAPNADEAVERVVNGMYAYYENIYLLRQLRSTRNSEKARQTLHIMQQCAVHMPISVGLEKNSPLKPQVDRYVRALVEGGLTGKWLSDAIERFQSNVELPPQEATIDLKKMYAGIVALMIGYGVALVAFAGEKLYWRFYVETDPDFDQYLLGIRFRNRA from the coding sequence ATGTTACTCTACCAGAGCGCGTTGTTGGTTACCAACTTCCTCTTTTGTGGCCTCATCTGGTGTGTCGACtgtgtggcaaaaaataaTCATGCTACGGGGGCCTACACCGAGCGGTCGGAGAGCAATCGGGATAACGCCACATTTAATTTCGGCCTTTTCGAAGCAGACAACAAACTTCAGCCAGGACTCGATCAGTTGGTGCTAGATTTGGTGGAAAAGATGTCCCCGGGTCGCTGCTATGCATTCGTGTTTGATTCCGTCTACGAGCCCATCTTCGGAACGGAGTTGTTCGATCGTGTGGCCCGAGTGTCGAGATTTGTCGTAAAAATACCACCGGAAGAGGATACGCTCAATCCTCGGCCAGCGCTCCAGTGCTCTCTCGAGGCGATTCGCAAAGTAGGCTGCGCGGGCTATGTGATGCTTCTGGCGAACGGGATCCAAATGGAGCGCTTACTACGATTTGGCGATAAAACGCGCATAATCGATACACGTGCTCGGTTCATTTTGCTTCACGATTATCGTCTGTTCCAGCCGCAACTGCACTACCTCTGGAAGCGCATAGTGAATGTTGTGTTCGTGCGGAAACTGcgcaaacattcaaaacacGTGGGCTCCCGCTATCGTACGGCCATCGACGATACGCCGGTGTACGAAGTCAGCACCGTCCCGTTCCCTATACCGCTGCAGGGAGTGTTTTTCTCCAAAATTCTCAACTTCTGGCAAGGGGGCAAGTTTCGGCAGACGGGTAAAAGTGTACTGTTCGATGACAAAACCACAGACTTGCGCGGCCAACTGATGCACGTGGTTGTGCTCGAGCACACGCCGGCCGTTTTCAAGtcgctgccggcggcgatcgCTGGCCCTGAATCGAATCGTCAACCGAAACCCGATCCAAACGATCAGCCCCGATCCGTTTACTTTGGGCTGGAAATTGAGCTGCTGAAAGCAGTAGCGAAGGCGATGCACTTTAAAATGCTATTTTTCGAGCCACCGGACGCCGACACCGAACGCTGGGGAACGGCGGAGGACAACGACACGTTTACGGGGCTGCTGGGAGTGATGCACGACGGGCGTGCGGATTTTGCGCTCGCCGATCTCCACCACACCGAGTATCATCTTGCGTTTATGGATCTAAGCATACCGTACAACACGGAGTGCCTTACCTTTCTGACTCCGGAAGCGTTGAGTGACAACAGCTGGAAAACCTTGCTCCTGCCCTTCAATGGAGAAATGTGGGCCGGCGTGCTGGCCTCGCTGTTCTCCGTGGGTTTCGTGTTCTACGCGTTCTCCAACACGCTAGCCTACATCCACCGCTACGAACGTGGCTACCAGCCGGAGTATGACCTCCTACAACGgcacaaacgaaaaaagagcAAGACCCCTTTCGCCTTTCGTGCCAAATTGCGCGTCCCCTACTGTTGGCAGTCGGTGAAAGTTCCGCGCCGTTTACGAAAATTTGGCCGAAAGAAAAGTGtttcgccgaacgccgaaatGCTGCGCAAACTACGCATGGTTCCGTTCAAGCGAAAACCCGAACCATGGCACGAGCCGATGCCCGCAAAGGACATTTTCGACACATTTGCCGGGTGCATCATTTACACCTACagtatgctgctgctggtgtcgcTTCCCCGACTACCGTCCGGATGGCCGCTGCGTGTCCTCACCGGCTGGTACTGGTTGTACTGTGTGCTGGTCGTCGTTGCTTACCGCGCATCCTTCACCGCCATTCTCGCGAATCCGGTGCCGCGGCTAACGATAGACACGCTGCAAGCGCTTGCCGAAAGCCCCATCCGATGTGGCGCATGGGGTGAACAGCACCGGCTATTTTTCCAAACGGCCCCCGACCCAACGTCGCAGGCGATCGGCTACAAGCTGGAACACGCGCCTAATGCGGACGAGGCCGTGGAGCGCGTAGTAAACGGCATGTACGCGTACTACGAAAACATCTATCTCCTGCGGCAGCTGCGATCAACGAGAAACTCGGAAAAGGCACGCCAAACGTTGCACATTATGCAGCAGTGTGCCGTCCACATGCCGATCTCCGTTGGGTTGGAAAAGAACTCTCCACTGAAGCCCCAGGTCGATCGTTACGTGCGGGCCCTGGTAGAAGGCGGGTTGACCGGTAAGTGGCTGTCGGATGCGATCGAACGATTTCAATCCAACGTTGAGCTGCCACCACAGGAAGCTACGATCGATCTGAAGAAAATGTATGCCGGGATCGTGGCTCTCATGATCGGCTACGGTGTCGCACTGGTGGCGTTCGCGGGCGAGAAACTCTACTGGCGGTTCTACGTGGAAACGGATCCCGACTTCGATCAATACCTGTTGGGAATAAGGTTTCGCAATCGGGCTTGA
- the LOC128273736 gene encoding uncharacterized protein LOC128273736 — protein MSQLTSHVHVSLSLALLAIVLLCTIDGAPSSASHNPEAKARKQNNDNSATGSPPTHGGGRPSLTTYDQRQNGKYNIHVNIKDVKIIAVDGENLEGNLGDDTVYDYGDYDYDPAHLTISPLPIFGSGSVSITKPPKSTTKAPFTTTTAATTTTSTTKQPNAQSSSTGSVPVKDGMAKPHLKTNDSSSIVHHDQPAVTDQSVTATSTASDPPASNIIVIKPTPPPVQYDYQEIPVQVIVDPIVRPKYRSNHQVAFPHSAAFHRQHDRHPIRRSSIQCHEGEYRDREGNCRARRSGILKLFRLLSSLNEKND, from the exons ATGTCCCAATTAACGTCCCATGTGCACGTGAGCCTATCACTTGCGTTGCTAGCGATCGTGCTGCTCTGTACGATCGATGGAGCACCGTCCAGCGCATCACATAATCCGGAAGCGAAAGCAAGAAAACAGAACAACGATAATTCGGCCACTGGCAGCCCCCCtacacacggcggcggcagaccGTCGCTTACCACGTACGATCAGCGCCAGAATGGCAAGTACAACATTCACGTCAACATTAAAGATGTGAAAATAATTGCGGTGGACGGTGAGAATCTGGAGGGCAATTTGGGGGATGACACCGTGTACGATTACGGAGACTACGATTACGATCCTGCTCATCTGACCATCAGCCCGTTACCGATCtttggttccggttccgtgtccATCACAAAGCCACCTAAATCCACGACGAAAGCACCATTCACCACGACTActgcagcgacgacgacgacgagcacaACTAAGCAGCCCAATGCTCAATCGAGTTCTACCGGAAGTG TGCCCGTGAAAGATGGCATGGCGAAACCACATCTGAAGACGAATGATAGTTCATCGATAGTCCATCATGATCAGCCCGCGGTCACTGACCAATCCGTCACCGCTACCAGCACAGCATCGGACCCACCCGCGAGCAATATAATCGTGATTAAACCAACCCCACCGCCGGTACAGTACGATTACCAGGAAATCCCGGTACAGGTGATAGTGGATCCTATAGTACGGCCAAAGTATCGCAGCAACCATCAGGTTGCGTTTCCGCACTCGGCGGCATTCCATCGTCAGCACGATCGGCACCCGATTCGAAGAAGTTCGATCCAATGCCACGAAGGCGAATATCGTGATCGCGAAGGAAACTGTAGGGCACGCCGGTCTGGCAT CCTCAAACTGTTCCGTCTGTTATCATCGCTGAACGAGAAAAATGACTGA